GCCCACAGCCATGATCATGTCCTTGAAGGATGCCAGCGACAAAAGCCGCAGTGTGGGGTAGCGGGTGCGCAGATGCGTTTCAATGATGGTGCCCTTGAGGGTGGCGATAACCGGTGCCGGAGTGCTGTCCAGATCAGCGTTGGCGCCCGAAGCCATAATGATCACGCCGCGCGAGGGAAAGAGCGCTGGGCCGAAATCCAGCATCAGGGAGCGGGTGGCGGAGCGAAAAAGTCCGCCATGGATTTGCGATTGACCGGAGCGGACATCGGTTAGCAGGTCAGGCCATTCCCCCATGCGAAATTTGACATCTCGCCCGACTTTCTCGCCCCACAGTCGCCAGATATCCACAAGCAGGCCAGATGGCTCACCAAACATGGAGACAAAGGAATAAGGCTCGTTTTCGCGGGGAAGGGAAACAATGATCGGGTCTTGGCTGTCGGCGGCCAGAGCGCGGGAAGGAACTGCGGCGGTCGTAATGGATGCGATCGCCATAAAAAGCAAAATTCCAGCAATAAAGCCGCGCATAGAATTCCTGGGCCGTTGGAGTTGTGTGTCTGTCAGGCTTGCCAGCAGTTTCAAAATATTTATTTCAAAAAATGCAGCATCGCTGGTTGGAAAATTTTCTCCTAGTTTAATGCAGTGAAAGTGAAGGTGTGTCAATGGCTTGCCCGGCCTCAGCGCAAGGAAGGGCCGGGAAAGCCATTATGTGTTACATTATTTATTTCTGTGTTTTCATTTCGTGAATGAGGTTTTGCAGTACTTTTGACTGCTGCGCAAGTTCAGACACGGCACTTGATGCCTGTTCCATTGCCTGTGCTGTTTCAGCAGAAATTGCAGAAACCTGTTCAACAGACTTGTTAATTTCTTCGCTTGCGGCAGATTGCTGCTCACTTGCAGTCGCAATTGACTGTACCTGGTCATTAACCTGTTCAACGAGGTTGAATATCTGGCTCAAGGCTTCGCCGGAACGTACAGAAAGGTCTGTAGCGCTTTCGATGGTTACGGCAGCCTTGTCCACGTTGGCAATGTTTTTGCGGGTGCCTTCCTGAATGTCGCGGATGGCCTGTCCCACTTCCTGCGTGGCGGCCATGGTCTTTTCCGCCAGTTTGCGCACTTCATCGGCCACTACCGCAAATCCGCGTCCGGCATCGCCAGCGCGGGCGGCCTCGATGGCGGCGTTAAGGGCCAGCAGGTTGGTCTGATCGGCAATGTCGGCAATCACGTTCATGATCTGCCCAATGCCTTCGGCCTGCTTGCCAAGGGCGTTCATGTCTTCCTTGATGGCCAGCGACTGATCCCGGACAGTTTCAATGCCCTTGACCGCATCGCTGACAATATTGGAGCCCTCAAGGGCTTTTTGTTTGGTCTGGGTGGAGGCATCCGCTGCCTGCTGTGCGTTGCGGGCCACCTCAAGCACGGTGGCATTCATTTCTTCCATGGCTGTGGCGGTTTCGCGCACACGGCCAGACTGCTCGTCCGCGCCACGGCTCGACTGCTCAATCTGGGATGAAAGCTGCTGCGAGGCAGCAGTGACGATTTCCACCACGCCCTCAAGCTGCCCGGCAGCGTGCAACATGCCTTCGGCCTTGGCACGCTCTGCCTGGGCCTTGGCGGCGTGGGCCTCCTGCATGGCGGCCTGCGCTTCCTGCATGGCTTTTTGAGCTTCCTCGCCCTTGGAGTGCGCCTCCGCGATCATTGCTTGCAGATTGGCGACCATTGTGCGCAGAGAGCTGGCCAGTACGCCGATTTCGTCCTGCTGGTTCACCACCAGTTCCCCGCTGAAATCGCCAGCGGCCACGCCTTCGGCGTAGTCCTTGGCCCTGATGAGCGGCCGCGTAAGCGAACCCGCAAAGAACCACAGGCAGATTATGCCCAACAGGGCCACGCCTGCGCCGACCATGATCTGATTGAAAGCGTCGTTTTTGGCGCGCTCTGCAAGCTGCGCCTCAAGGGCTGCGGCCTCGGCCAGCACAACCCCTCTGGGCAGCCTGACAAGCACGGACCAGAACTTGCCGGAGCGGCCAAGTTTCACCGGGGCGTAGGCCACAATGGACTTGCCGTCCACACTTAGCCCGGCATAGGCCTTGCCGTCACGCACGTTGGGCATGACCTTGTCTGCATTGGGCAGGCCGTTGCTCAATGCTTTGCCCACCATTGAGGCGTCGCCGCTGTTGGCAACTACCAGACCATCATAGCTGACAATAAATACCTCGCCAGCACCGCCGTAGATTTTGGCGTCAACGTCTTCTGCCATCTTCTGCAAGAAGGTGAGGCGAAGGTCTGTGCCGGAAACGCCAAGAAACTTGTTGTTTTCCTTGACGGGCACAGAGATTGTGGTCAGCCACTCTGTTTTGCCCTGCACGATGTAGGGGAAGGGGTCAAGCACGCTTTCCTTGCCGGTTTCCCTGGGGCCAAGATACCAGCCGCCCTTGCGCACGCCGTTGGCGTGCTTGGCATCGCTTTCATACTCCACCAGGGCCTGACGGTTGATCTTGCCCGTTTCATCGCGGTTCCAGTACGTAATAAAGCGGCCTGAGGCATCGTGGGCTTCTGTATTGGCGTACAGGGCGTCCATGCCGTCAAGGGCGTTTGGTTCCCATGCGGAATATGAACCCAGATATGTGGGGTTGTTATCAAGGTTGGCGCGCAGAATTTTGACAAAAAGATCGCGCAGGTGCTCGCTGCCGATATTGGCGCGCAACACCTCGAATATCTTTCCTGTTGTGCGGGCGGTGTCAATGTTGTCCTGAAGGGCAGTTTCCACAACGGAGGCCCTGTCTGAAACCAGTGATTCAAGTGATGAAATGGCGCTTTTTTCCAAAAGCTGCGAAACGCGGTTGGAAACAAACTCCTTGGTGTTGCTGGTGGAGTACAGCCCGAAAGCCATCAGTATGGCAGCCGTGGCAATCAGCCCAAGACCCGCAGCCAGCGCAATTTTTTGCTTGATAGAACGCATAAGTCCTTGCCCCCCCTGAGATTGGCACCGAAAGATCGGCACAGGATTGAACCTCTATGCTATGAACAAAATTATTATTTATTGAGCGTTCAACCAATAGAAATTGGTATTCAACTAACTTATCGGCTGATTATGTAATAAGATTAGGGCGAAGAATATGGCTTGTAAAGAATGTAATTGGTTGGAGCTGGTTGTAAGGGTGTGTAAAAAAAATTAACGAAATCGTATTTGTAATTAAAGTGTTTAAGAAAAATGAATTAATTGAAGTTTTGTTTGTAGTAAATGTAAATTTGAGAATTTGAAAAAATATTGTGAATGTAGAATCTGTATAGTAGCGGCATAATATCTAACGGCAAAGTGGAGTTTAACAATTGGGAATTGTACTATTGTGGCCTATGATACGTTTTTGTGTCGTACCATTGCGGCATCGGATGAAGGCGGCCACCATAGCAAAAAACGCGGGGGAGAATTGGCGTTTGTGTTGTTGGTCATGTCAACGCAAGGGGAAGCAGGAGCCAGCTACGCCCCTGCTGCGCGAGGGCATATGGCGAGCGAGTTTTTTCGTCTCAACCCGCAGTCTTGCCGCCAGTGGCGGGGCAAACCCCGCAAAAGGGGGTTTGCCCGAAAGGTGTCTGTCAAAGCCGGAGGCAGGCGGTTGCAACAGGTGATTCTGCACGGTGTAAAGCAGTGTGGTGCCTATGCGGCTTCCCCCTGAGCCTTCATTTCAGAGATAAGGCCTTGCAGCACCTGCGATTGCTCCAGTAATTCGGAAACTGCGCGCGAGGCCTGTTCCATGGCCTGGGCGGTTTCAGCAGAAATAGTAGCCACCTGTTCCACAGACTGGTTGATTTCCTCACTGGCGGCGGACTGTTCTTCGCTGGCAGTGGCGATGGACTGCACCTGATCGTTCACGTGTTCCACAAGGGTGAGAATCTGTTGCAGGGAGTCGCCTGATTTTACAGAAAGAGTGGTGGCGCTTTCAATAGACGTCGCCGACTTGTCCACGTTTTCAATGTTCTTGCGGGTGCCTTCCTGAATATCGCGGATAGCCTGCCCGACCTCCTGCGTGGCGGACATGGTTTTTTCCGCCAGTTTGCGCACTTCGTCAGCAACCACGGCAAACCCGCGTCCGGCATCGCCCGCCCGTGCCGCCTCAATGGCCGCATTGAGGGCCAGCAGATTGGTCTGGTCTGCAATGTCGGCGATCACGTTCATGACCTGACCAATGCCTTCAGCCTGCTTGCCAAGAGCATTCATGTCTTCCTTGATGGCCAGCGACTGATTACGGACAGTTTCAATGCCCTTGACCGCATCGCTGACGATATTGGAGCCTTCAAGGGCTTTTTGCTTGGTCTGGGAGGAGGCGTCCGCGGCCTGCTGGGCGTTGCGGGCCACTTCAAGCACGGTGGCGTTCATTTCTTCCATGGCTGTGGCGGTTTCACGCACACGGCTGGACTGTTCGTCAGCGCCACGGCTGGACTGTTCGATCTGGGCGGAAAGCTGCTCGGAGGCCTTGTTGACAATACCCACAACGCTTTCAAGCTGGCGGGCGGCCTGCAACATGCCCTCGGCCTTGGCCCGTTCGGCCTGCTTGCGGGCAGCCTCTGCCTCAAGGGTTGCCTGCTGGGCTTTTTTCGACTCTTCCGCTGCCTCCAGGCCTTTTTGTTCGGCTTCGGCGATCTTGGTTTTCAGCGTGGTCACCATGTTCTTCATGGCGCCAAACACGCCCTGTTCGGGGCGGGCCGGGTCAAAGCGCGCGTCCAGATCACCGCCAGCGATTGCCAGAGCCAGCTTTGAAAGTGAGGCGGGTTCATCGCCCAACTGGCGCAGCATGTTGCGGGCCATGAAAAAGCCCAGCCCAAGGCCCACCAGCACAGAGGCAATAATACCCACAATGGTGATGAGGCGTGAGGTTTCATACATGCGCGTGCTTTCGTGGTTCAGTTCATCTGCTCGGTGCAGTTTAAGATCAACAACCGCCTGAATGGCCTGTGCCACGTCTCTCATGGCTTGCCGCGCCTGGCTGTTGGAAAGTTTTTGCGCCTGCTCATTCATGTCGGCATCGCTTGTTTTGCCGAGTTCAATAACCTTTTCGTGCTGGGCAAGCCATACTTTAATAGACTGGATCATTTTGTCGCAGAGCGCCTTGCCTTCACCCGATGTAAAATACTTGGGCAAAGTTTGTATCAGGGCCTCCAGCTTTTTCCTTTCATCGGCAAGCAGCTGAAGGCAGCGCTGAATTTCAGCAGAGTCATTGGTGAGAATGAGATTCTTTTCTTCTCTGATTAGCCTTAGCACGGTTACATTAATATCCCGAGCGGTATTAAGCCCTTTAACATGAACGTTATAAAGATTATCTATGCCATCAGAAAGATTGCTGAGGCTGCCAACGGAATATGTTCCGATGGCAACTGTAAAGAGTGAAAGGAGCAATGAAAGTCCAAACAATTTTTGCATTGTAGAAAGCTTAATCATTTTCCCCTCCGCACGATGGATATTGCCAGTTAATGGTGCGAAAGCGTCTGGGGGAACGCTTGTTAATGCAATCTCATTCGGCATATTTCTGGTTTATCATAGGGTATAGTACAAAAAATTTTCCAGTTGTAAATGATATTATATATTGTATGCAAATATTTTATATATGATAGTAATCAATATTATAGAGATGTTGCGTGAAATAAGTTGTTTGAACAGTGCAGGCGGCTGATCCGTGAGGATGCGGATATCGTTGAAAAAATCTGGAATTGAGGCGCTCGCCAGAGTATGGAGAAAGTTTTGCCCTGCGGGGGAATGCTCGGGCTGCTTGACATATCCTTGCAAACCACGGCAAAGTGTTTTTGCCAGAGCTGGGTACCACGCGTGGCGGCAGCAGCCGTATTTGCGCGGGCCAGTGGCGGAGGCCGACCCTGAGCCTCTCATAGACATGATTAATACGCCGAGCCTGCTTCAGGTTCCGGTGTGTCGATAAAAAGGGCTGTCGGCAGCATTGGCTGCTGGAAGCTTTTCCTTTTTATTCGCGAAGGTTTCCCCTTCTTTACTCCCCGTCATTGCGGCGCACTTAGCGCCTGTTTTCCGCAAACGCGTGAGTTCCGTTTTTGCGGCTTATGCCGTTTTGCGCGTTAAACCGGGCATTGTTGTAATGCCCAGTAAAAAGAAGGTTTTTCCATGGCAGACATCAAGCTTGTTCGCCCCTCCGCCGGTCAGACTGCCGTTATTCCCAGCGCGCCCGATGCCCGCATGGTTCTTGATTTTTCTGCTGACCAGGTCAGCATTGAACGCCCGCAAGGCTCCGACAGCCTCTTTTTCCGTTTTGACGATGGCGCAGCCATTGAATTGCAGAATTTTTACACCCAGTACAACAAGGACGACATCCCCTCATTTGAGGTTGACGGTCAGCTCATCGCGGGTGCGGACTTTTTCAACGCCTTCGGGCCTGACCTTGCCCCTGCCGCTGGCCCTTCGGCATCGCCCACCCGCAGCGGCAGATACAGCGATTTTGCCAACGCGGGGCTTGAAGACGGCGTAAACCACCTTGACGGGCTTGATTACCGTCTTGGCTTTGGCGGCGATACCCAGCCAAACATCAATCCCTACGCTTCGCCCTTTCTCACCAATGCTGCACCCTCGTTGTCCACGGGCGGTGCAGCCATTGCCATTGGCCTCACGGAATCCGCATGGGACGGCAAAAGCGCCAGCGCCGCGCCTGTGGTCAGCCAGAGCGGCTCATTTTCTGTGGCCGACCCGGATGGCGACAGCCTGACCACCACCGTGAACATGGGCGGCAAGGTTGTAGCGGTCAGCACCGCTGGCCCCACGACTGTTGAAAGCGACTATGGTACGCTTGTTATCACGCCCAAGGGCGGCGGCAGCAATGTCACCTTTGAATATACCTACACCCTCAAACAGGATCCCGACAGCCCCACGGACAGCCTTGCCCAAGGCGAGAAGCAGGCCGACAACATTGTTTTCTCCATCAATGACGGGCAGGGCCATACCGTGACCCAGCCCATCAACGTGGTGATCACTGGCAGCAACGATGCGCCGGATATTACGGGGGTTGGCTCTACCTTGACGCTCAAGGAAGGCGGCGTCTACGCCGACCAGCCTGTGGGGGACAAACTGCATGCGGATGAGCTGAAGGGCGCACCCGGTGTGCAGGCTACCCTGAGCGGCGCCATTACGGCTCATGATTCCGACCACGGCGCGCAATTGTATTTTGGCCTCAAGGACGTGAACGGCAATCTGCTGGACATGACCAGCGTCAACGCTGACGGCACCCTCAAGGGCACGTTTGTGATCGGTGCTGTGAATAATCTCGACCATACTACTTCTGATGTGGTGGTAACGGGCATAGCCGAGCAGGGTGGGCAGATTGTCATCAGCACCAATTATGGCGATCTGGTGCTGGGAAAAACCAGCGACACCACGGCCACGTATGTGTTTACGCTGAAAAACGCCGATGGCGAGGGGGCCACCAACAAACTGGCCGAGGGCCAGCAGGTCAGCCTGAAGTTTGAGCCCTATGTGCGTGACGAGCACGGCGCTGAAGACGGCAACAGCTCAACCCTGCGGGACGGTGCCGTGGCGGGCAACGCCATTGTTATCAACATTCTGGGCACCAACGATGCGCCCACCATTACGCAAAACGCCTGGGACGGCCAAAGCGGCAGCACCGCCCTGAGCGCCACCCTGACTGAAGCCAGCGACAGCACCGCCCAAAGCACTGTGACCGGCACGATCATTGGGCATGATGTGGATAATGGCGACTCGCTGCACTACGGTCTGATCCAGCCCGGCAGCGACACCATGCACGGCAAGGTGTATGTAGTGCTTGCCAGTGACGGGCACACCTTAACGACCACCACGGATGCATCCACCGCCGCCACAGCCAAAAACTATGTGGGCGAATTCTCTCTGACAGAAGATGCAGACCCCACCAAGGGCGCGTCCTATAAATTTACTCTGTACAATGATTCGCCCGCCGTGCAGGGCATGCACGATGGCGATTCGAGGGATGTTTCCATTGGTCTGGTGGCGCGAGACAGCTTTGGCGCCTATGTGCAGGAAAGCGTCAGCGTTACCGTCAAGGGCGCTAACGACACGCCTGTTATCACTACCGCACCGACTCTCGCCGCAATGTCTGTGGTGGAACTCGGCGTCAAGAATGTGCACGGCGATCCCAACGAGGCCTTTGCAGGTACGCCCAAGGATGCTGATTCTGGACACAGCTTTACTGTGACCGATGTGGATAATAACGACACTCAGGCCGTCAGTATTGCGGTGAAGGAATTGCCGGGCGCGGCTTTTAAGGACAACCATGACGGCACCTATACCGTCACCACTCCTGAAGGCACGTTTACGCTCACGGCTGGCGCTGCCGTTGCCAATGATTCCGGCAGCAGCACAACCTACACGTATTCCTACGAGCTGAATAACTCCGCCAGCAAAACGCAGGCCCTCCATGAGGGCGAAACGCGCAATTATACGTTTACGGTTACTGTCACGGACAGCAAGGGCGCGCATGTTGATCAGGCCGTCAGCCTGACCATCACGGGCACCAACGACCAGCCCCAGTTGACCATAACCCCCGGCGACACCGGCACGTTAAAGGAAGACGCTGCCACAACCACATCCGCAGGCACCTGGGCCGTGGTCGATCCTGATAACGATGGTGCCAGCCAGACCCTCTCCATTGCAGGCATGGGACAGACTGCCAGCGGCTCAATGAATATAAACAGCCATGCGGGCAGCCCCGTTTCCGTCGCAACGGACTACGGAACTTTGACCCTGAAGTCTGACGGCACCTATACCTACGAGCTGGATAACAGTAAGCCCGCCGTGCAGAAACTTGGAGACGGACAGTCGCACACGGAAAGCTTCACCGTTACCACTACGGATGGACATGGAGCCAACCACTCCCAGGCAATAACAGTGGTTATCAACGGCACCAATGACAATCCCGTCATTGGCAGCTCCGTTATCGCTGTTGACGTGATTGAAAAGGGCGTGCAGGGCAGCCATGACCCCGCCCACTCCAATGATCTTTTCAACGGCACGGTTGCGGCTCAAGGCTACGTTACCGCCACGGATGTGGACGATAACGACAATTCTGGCGGCAAACCCGCGCTGACCTTCAGCGTGGCCGCTGGAAACGACACCAATGTGGACATCAGTGCAACAACCGTCACCACCACCTACGGTACCCTTGTTATTGACCCCAAGACTGGCGCTTATACCTACACGCTCGACAACACCAAGGCCGATGCGCTCAACGAAAACCAGAAAGTCACGGAAACCTTTGTGGTCAAAGTGGCTGACGGACACGGCGGGTCAGTAACCCAGCCCATTACCGTGACCATCACAGGCACCAACGATCAGCCCAAGCTTTCCCTGGCAGCGCCAAGCGCCAGTTTATTTAAGGAAGACGGCGGCAGCTATCAGGCCAGCGGCACCTTTACTGTGACGGATGCCGATGCTGACGGCGCGTTCAAAGAGCACACAGGCAGCGCGGCCAATCACAGCTATACCATCACTAGCGGAACCAAGGGTACTGCCGGTGTGGATCCAGGCACTGGCGTGGCTACCTATACGACCAAGTACGGAGTTCTTACCGTCAATCCGGATGGCACGTATAAGTATGATGTGACCAACAATTCCAATGCAGTGCAGAATCTGCGCGAGGGACAAACCCATACCGAGACTTTCCAGATTACGGTGAAGGATCTGCACGGCTCCACAGACACAAAACCCCTGACCTTCAAAATTACGGGCACCAATGATCAGGCCCTGATTGACAAAACCAGCGGCACCCTGACGGTCAAGGAAGCGGGCGTGGTTTCTCTGACTGACCGGGCGCACACCGATTCTGATTCGTCCATCCCAGGCTACAATAACGTGGCGGCCAGCGGCAGCAAGCTGAATAACGGCTCCGATGCCGTAAGTGCCGGTTCGTTTAAAGTGACGGACATGGACACCACGGATGTCCTCAAGGCCACGCTCAGCAGCACATCTGGTGTAGATTTGAGGGGAATTTCTACCATGAGCGGCGCAGGCACGTGGACCGTCAATGACACCTACGGCACCCTCACTGTCACTGGTGTGCGCAAAGTCAACAGCAACGGCTCGGAATCGATCACCTATTCGTACAGTTATGCAGTAGATCAGTCCAAGACTGAGAGCCTGGCCCAAGATCAGACCAAAACTCTGGACTACAAGATTACTGTCACGGATAGTCACGGCACTCCTGTGGAACACAATATCACCATCAACGTGCAGGGCACCAACG
This DNA window, taken from Desulfovibrio desulfuricans DSM 642, encodes the following:
- a CDS encoding methyl-accepting chemotaxis protein, with protein sequence MRSIKQKIALAAGLGLIATAAILMAFGLYSTSNTKEFVSNRVSQLLEKSAISSLESLVSDRASVVETALQDNIDTARTTGKIFEVLRANIGSEHLRDLFVKILRANLDNNPTYLGSYSAWEPNALDGMDALYANTEAHDASGRFITYWNRDETGKINRQALVEYESDAKHANGVRKGGWYLGPRETGKESVLDPFPYIVQGKTEWLTTISVPVKENNKFLGVSGTDLRLTFLQKMAEDVDAKIYGGAGEVFIVSYDGLVVANSGDASMVGKALSNGLPNADKVMPNVRDGKAYAGLSVDGKSIVAYAPVKLGRSGKFWSVLVRLPRGVVLAEAAALEAQLAERAKNDAFNQIMVGAGVALLGIICLWFFAGSLTRPLIRAKDYAEGVAAGDFSGELVVNQQDEIGVLASSLRTMVANLQAMIAEAHSKGEEAQKAMQEAQAAMQEAHAAKAQAERAKAEGMLHAAGQLEGVVEIVTAASQQLSSQIEQSSRGADEQSGRVRETATAMEEMNATVLEVARNAQQAADASTQTKQKALEGSNIVSDAVKGIETVRDQSLAIKEDMNALGKQAEGIGQIMNVIADIADQTNLLALNAAIEAARAGDAGRGFAVVADEVRKLAEKTMAATQEVGQAIRDIQEGTRKNIANVDKAAVTIESATDLSVRSGEALSQIFNLVEQVNDQVQSIATASEQQSAASEEINKSVEQVSAISAETAQAMEQASSAVSELAQQSKVLQNLIHEMKTQK
- a CDS encoding methyl-accepting chemotaxis protein, whose amino-acid sequence is MPNEIALTSVPPDAFAPLTGNIHRAEGKMIKLSTMQKLFGLSLLLSLFTVAIGTYSVGSLSNLSDGIDNLYNVHVKGLNTARDINVTVLRLIREEKNLILTNDSAEIQRCLQLLADERKKLEALIQTLPKYFTSGEGKALCDKMIQSIKVWLAQHEKVIELGKTSDADMNEQAQKLSNSQARQAMRDVAQAIQAVVDLKLHRADELNHESTRMYETSRLITIVGIIASVLVGLGLGFFMARNMLRQLGDEPASLSKLALAIAGGDLDARFDPARPEQGVFGAMKNMVTTLKTKIAEAEQKGLEAAEESKKAQQATLEAEAARKQAERAKAEGMLQAARQLESVVGIVNKASEQLSAQIEQSSRGADEQSSRVRETATAMEEMNATVLEVARNAQQAADASSQTKQKALEGSNIVSDAVKGIETVRNQSLAIKEDMNALGKQAEGIGQVMNVIADIADQTNLLALNAAIEAARAGDAGRGFAVVADEVRKLAEKTMSATQEVGQAIRDIQEGTRKNIENVDKSATSIESATTLSVKSGDSLQQILTLVEHVNDQVQSIATASEEQSAASEEINQSVEQVATISAETAQAMEQASRAVSELLEQSQVLQGLISEMKAQGEAA